A region from the Pelobates fuscus isolate aPelFus1 chromosome 3, aPelFus1.pri, whole genome shotgun sequence genome encodes:
- the LOC134600793 gene encoding deoxyguanosine kinase, mitochondrial-like isoform X2 has protein sequence MAKNTIKPDSTDPISSEGMAVKRLSVEGNIAVGKSTFMKLLSSFFQEWELVTEPLRKWQHVQDSAPHGGMDNLLQLMYDDPSRWSYTFQTVSCMTRFKTQIEPLSRQLLSLREPVQVFERSIYSDRYVFAKCLFELGHLNPMEWTMYQEWHSFLTREFAEKVHLNGIVYLQATPETCFERLQKRARKEEKTVQLDYLQKLHEQHENWLIKKTTDVHFEHVKNIPVLVLDVNEDFKNNPLASQRLATKIENFLAEL, from the coding sequence ATGGCAAAAAACACAATCAAACCTGATTCTACAGATCCCATTTCTAGTGAAGGAATGGCTGTCAAACGGTTATCTGTGGAAGGGAATATTGCCGTGGGGAAATCCACATTTATGAAACTGTTGTCCAGCTTTTTCCAAGAATGGGAGTTGGTCACAGAACCTTTGCGGAAGTGGCAACATGTCCAGGACTCTGCTCCACATGGAGGTATGGACAACCTCTTACAGCTGATGTATGATGATCCTAGCAGGTGGTCTTATACATTTCAGACCGTTTCTTGCATGACTCGGTTTAAAACTCAGATAGAGCCACTTTCAAGACAGCTGTTGAGTTTGAGAGAGCCAGTCCAGGTATTTGAGCGATCCATTTACAGCGATCGATATGTATTTGCAAAATGTTTATTTGAGTTAGGCCATTTAAATCCAATGGAATGGACCATGTATCAGGAATGGCACTCCTTCCTAACACGGGAATTTGCTGAAAAAGTTCATTTGAATGGAATAGTTTATCTACAGGCAACTCCTGAGACATGTTTTGAAAGACTTCAAAAAAGGGCCAGAAAGGAAGAGAAGACCGTACAGCTAGATTACCTTCAAAAGTTGCATGAACAACATGAAAATTGGTTGATAAAGAAGACAACGGATGTCCACTTTGAACATGTTAAAAACATTCCGGTTTTAGTTTTGGATGTCAATGAAGATTTTAAAAATAATCCACTTGCAAGTCAGAGACTCGCTACCAAGATTGAGAACTTCTTAGCAGAGTTATAA
- the LOC134600793 gene encoding deoxyguanosine kinase, mitochondrial-like isoform X1 has protein sequence MLQCGQTGLDLIQCISLPSAVNRGLLSAFIFDICSFRLTLHCKMFFRIGRLLESSQVPVRCYFSQKAKLNLFCTFLHRLEKRNIVCMAKNTIKPDSTDPISSEGMAVKRLSVEGNIAVGKSTFMKLLSSFFQEWELVTEPLRKWQHVQDSAPHGGMDNLLQLMYDDPSRWSYTFQTVSCMTRFKTQIEPLSRQLLSLREPVQVFERSIYSDRYVFAKCLFELGHLNPMEWTMYQEWHSFLTREFAEKVHLNGIVYLQATPETCFERLQKRARKEEKTVQLDYLQKLHEQHENWLIKKTTDVHFEHVKNIPVLVLDVNEDFKNNPLASQRLATKIENFLAEL, from the exons ATGCTTCAGTGTGGGCAGACAGGCCTGGACTTGATACAGTGTATCTCTCTCCCCAGTGCTGTAAATCGTGGCTTGCTCTCTGCGTTCATTTTTGATATCTGCAGTTTCCGATTGACCCTTCATTGTAAG ATGTTTTTTAGAATCGGGAGACTTTTGGAATCTTCACAAGTACCGGTACGTTGTTACTTTTCCCAGAAGGCAAAACTAAATCTCTTTTGTACATTTCTTCATAGACTAGAAAAGAGAAACATAGTCTGCATGGCAAAAAACACAATCAAACCTGATTCTACAGATCCCATTTCTAGTGAAGGAATGGCTGTCAAACGGTTATCTGTGGAAGGGAATATTGCCGTGGGGAAATCCACATTTATGAAACTGTTGTCCAGCTTTTTCCAAGAATGGGAGTTGGTCACAGAACCTTTGCGGAAGTGGCAACATGTCCAGGACTCTGCTCCACATGGAGGTATGGACAACCTCTTACAGCTGATGTATGATGATCCTAGCAGGTGGTCTTATACATTTCAGACCGTTTCTTGCATGACTCGGTTTAAAACTCAGATAGAGCCACTTTCAAGACAGCTGTTGAGTTTGAGAGAGCCAGTCCAGGTATTTGAGCGATCCATTTACAGCGATCGATATGTATTTGCAAAATGTTTATTTGAGTTAGGCCATTTAAATCCAATGGAATGGACCATGTATCAGGAATGGCACTCCTTCCTAACACGGGAATTTGCTGAAAAAGTTCATTTGAATGGAATAGTTTATCTACAGGCAACTCCTGAGACATGTTTTGAAAGACTTCAAAAAAGGGCCAGAAAGGAAGAGAAGACCGTACAGCTAGATTACCTTCAAAAGTTGCATGAACAACATGAAAATTGGTTGATAAAGAAGACAACGGATGTCCACTTTGAACATGTTAAAAACATTCCGGTTTTAGTTTTGGATGTCAATGAAGATTTTAAAAATAATCCACTTGCAAGTCAGAGACTCGCTACCAAGATTGAGAACTTCTTAGCAGAGTTATAA